One genomic window of Triplophysa rosa linkage group LG11, Trosa_1v2, whole genome shotgun sequence includes the following:
- the rprml gene encoding reprimo-like protein: MNGTFFNNTAFTRGALLNRSQELAGTLVDCCARNGSEVTANDGGGSLVLAQDERKLFVTRVVQIAVLCVLSLTVMFGIFFLGCNLMIKSESMINFLVKDRRPSKDVEAVMIGLS, translated from the coding sequence ATGAACGGAACGTTCTTCAACAATACAGCTTTTACGCGTGGGGCTCTGCTCAACCGCAGCCAAGAGCTCGCGGGGACGCTGGTGGACTGCTGCGCACGCAACGGGAGCGAAGTGACCGCAAACGACGGCGGCGGGTCTTTAGTTCTCGCGCAAGACGAGCGCAAGCTGTTCGTGACGCGCGTGGTGCAGATTGCCGTGCTGTGCGTACTTTCGCTCACCGTCATGTTCGGGATCTTCTTTCTGGGTTGCAACCTCATGATCAAGTCAGAAAGTATGATTAACTTTCTGGTCAAGGACCGGAGGCCATCCAAAGACGTCGAGGCAGTAATGATCGGACTGAGTTAG